The Arachis ipaensis cultivar K30076 chromosome B07, Araip1.1, whole genome shotgun sequence genome includes a window with the following:
- the LOC107607245 gene encoding uncharacterized protein LOC107607245 produces the protein MAIDKSLCDLGASINLMPPTMLKKLMIEEVKPTRMSLQLADRSLKIPNGVVENLLVKVGNFIFPTDFVVLDMDEEGSNSVSLGRPFLATARTIIDVEKGEMIFRVHDEQMAINVFKAM, from the coding sequence ATGGCCATTGATAAATCACtttgtgacctgggagcaagcatcaacttaatgcccccTACCATGTTGAAGAAATTGATGATAGAAGAGGTTAAACCTACAAGGATGTCACTCCAACTTGCTGACAGATCTCTCAAAATACCAAATGGAGTAGTGGAGAATCTCTTGGTGAAAGTAGGAAACTTCATATTCCCAACCGACTTTGTAGTCTTGGACATGGATGAGGAGGGGAGTAACTCGGTTAGTCTTGGTAGACCTTTTCTGGCCACTGCTAGAACAATCATTGATGTGGAGAAGGGGGAGATGATCTTCAGAGTACATGATGAGCAAATGGCCATAAATGTCTTCAAGGCAATGTAA